A section of the Rhipicephalus sanguineus isolate Rsan-2018 chromosome 11, BIME_Rsan_1.4, whole genome shotgun sequence genome encodes:
- the LOC119375392 gene encoding uncharacterized protein LOC119375392, whose translation MLCIVVSVNNLLYTETQTPEESESTTSFSVFICCTQGNNSSTQISHQETRNCEVQHTPAVASKHCGPDHRTSYFAGYDSVSKCTSALEDLCNVTSVVFSLLLSLFPAFSERKCDVSNEDRLLLFLTKLKLGISYSSLATLFSINERSASRHFKSVLKTLAFATSKWVFRPPLRVIQATMPECFRVHYPDCTLIIDCTEIRTEQPPTVQQQRTLYSQYKSGYTLKYLVALTPGGMICFHSDAYGGRVSDTHITVDSTFLDIVKAGDKVLADKGFPGIRTVLGERNAVFVMPPFLQGRQFSAQEVMDTYNIAQVRIHVERAIQRIKVHNILNSRVPTEMIPLMTDVFHMCCVLANLQAPIIKPK comes from the exons ATGCTCTGCATTGTAGTGTCAGTTAACAACCTTCTATACACA GAAACTCAAACGCCAGAGGAAAGTGAATCAACTACAAGCTTTTCTGTATTCATTTGCTGCACCCAAGGCAACAATTCATCCACCCAGATCTCCCACCAGGAGACAAGGAACTGTGAAGTGCAGCACACTCCTGCCGTCGCCAGCAAGCACTGTGGTCCAGACCATCGGACGAGCTATTTCGCTGGCTATGACAGTGTTTCAAAATGCACTAGTGCCCTTGAGGACTTGTGCAATGTAACTTCTGTGGTGTTTTCTCTACTATTGAGCTTGTTTCCAGCCTTCAGTGAGCGAAAGTGCGATGTTTCTAATGAGGACAGACTGCTGCTGTTTCTTACGAAACTAAAACTAGGAATCAGTTATTCATcgcttgcaacacttttcagcATAAATGAAAGGTCGGCCTCACGGCATTTTAAAAGTGTCCTGAAGACATTGGCATTTGCGACAAGCAAATGGGTTTTTCGTCCTCCGCTCCGAGTTATTCAGGCTACCATGCCAGAATGTTTTCGGGTGCACTATCCTGACTGCACACTCATAATTGATTGTACAGAAATCCGCACTGAGCAGCCACCAACTGTACAGCAGCAGAGGACTCTGTACTCTCAGTACAAAAGTGGTTATACTTTGAAGTACCTCGTTGCACTCACACCCGGTGGCATGATTTGTTTCCACTCCGACGCATATGGGGGCAGGGTGTCTGACACACATATCACGGTAGATTCAACTTTCCTTGATATTGTTAAGGCCGGCGATAAGGTGCTTGCAGACAAAGGATTTCCCGGAATACGCACGGTTCTGGGTGAACGCAATGCTGTGTTTGTCATGCCCCCATTTCTGCAGGGCCGTCAGTTCAGTGCCCAAGAAGTAATGGACACGTACAACATTGCCCAAGTGCGAATTCATGTGGAAAGGGCAATCCAGAGAATTAAAGTGCACAATATCTTGAACAGCAGGGTGCCAACAGAAATGATTcctttgatgactgatgtatttCACATGTGCTGTGTGCTGGCTAATCTTCAGGCTCCAATAATTAAACCAAAGTAA